A section of the Pseudovibrio sp. M1P-2-3 genome encodes:
- a CDS encoding ABC transporter permease: protein MATLDYPTASLRGQFFKHISASTGPERFTALALLLLAGLLLLPVFAVFYLALQPSGDIWKHLIINVLPQSTATTLWLMLGVGLLVFILGITCAWLVTMCDFPGRKFFDVALLLPFAVPTYIIAFSYVELLDYSGPVQSTIRSLFGFQSARDYWFPEIRSLGGAIFVMGFVLYPYVYLTTRASFLIQSACTLDVSRTLGAGPLRLFWKVAVPLARPAIVVGMTLALIECLNDIGAVTFFGVKTLSFSVYDTWLNRSSLAGAAQISCAMILIVLALMYLENYGRRKQRFHQSTGTYRSLQTYQLSGWRSALALLACALPVLLGFFIPASLLAHRALRRLDTLLTAELWQAAVNTLVLSTIASLLAVAISLILAYALRTNNSPMNRTIGKLTTLGYALPGTILAVGILFPVAWLDNIIADGAEKYLGFATGLILLGSGAALVYAYVVRFLAVSYGQVHGGFAKTSPHLDMVSRTLGRSSLQTLLRINLPMLKPVLLTATLLAFVECMKELPTTLLLRPFNFETLATTVFNAASREAFEDASLPALTIVLVGVIPVMLLARSSSATFRRK, encoded by the coding sequence ATGGCAACACTAGATTACCCAACAGCAAGCCTTAGGGGGCAGTTTTTTAAGCATATAAGTGCTTCTACCGGCCCAGAACGATTTACAGCTCTTGCTCTGTTGCTTCTGGCCGGCTTGCTGTTACTGCCGGTGTTTGCGGTGTTCTATCTTGCCCTGCAACCCTCTGGTGATATCTGGAAGCACTTGATTATCAATGTGCTTCCCCAATCCACCGCAACAACCCTCTGGCTTATGCTGGGGGTTGGCCTGCTCGTGTTCATTTTGGGGATTACCTGCGCATGGCTTGTGACCATGTGCGATTTCCCCGGGCGCAAGTTCTTTGATGTGGCCCTGCTGCTTCCCTTTGCCGTACCCACATACATTATTGCCTTTTCCTATGTGGAGCTGCTGGACTACTCCGGTCCGGTTCAATCCACCATCCGTTCCTTATTCGGCTTTCAAAGCGCACGAGACTACTGGTTTCCGGAGATCCGCTCTTTAGGCGGTGCCATCTTCGTTATGGGGTTTGTGCTCTACCCCTATGTTTATCTGACCACCCGGGCCAGTTTCCTGATCCAATCTGCCTGTACGCTGGATGTCTCCCGTACACTTGGGGCCGGACCTTTGCGGCTGTTTTGGAAAGTGGCTGTGCCGCTCGCCCGCCCCGCCATTGTGGTTGGCATGACACTGGCCTTGATTGAATGCCTCAACGACATCGGTGCTGTCACCTTCTTTGGCGTCAAGACTTTGAGCTTTTCGGTCTATGACACGTGGTTAAACCGCTCCAGCCTAGCAGGTGCCGCACAAATTTCCTGTGCCATGATCTTGATCGTTCTGGCTCTCATGTACCTTGAAAATTATGGGCGCAGAAAGCAGCGGTTTCATCAATCAACGGGAACCTACCGCTCCTTGCAAACCTACCAGCTGTCTGGATGGCGTTCCGCGCTGGCGTTGCTTGCCTGTGCTTTGCCTGTGCTGCTCGGCTTTTTTATCCCCGCCTCGCTGCTGGCCCACCGCGCTTTACGGCGGCTGGATACCTTGCTGACAGCAGAGCTGTGGCAAGCGGCGGTGAATACGCTTGTGCTCTCAACCATCGCATCTCTTCTGGCCGTGGCCATCAGCCTTATTCTGGCTTATGCACTACGTACCAACAACTCCCCTATGAACAGAACAATCGGCAAGCTTACGACACTGGGCTATGCCTTGCCGGGCACAATTCTCGCCGTAGGCATCCTCTTTCCCGTTGCTTGGCTGGATAACATTATAGCCGACGGAGCAGAAAAATATCTTGGCTTTGCCACCGGCCTTATTCTTCTGGGCTCGGGCGCCGCGCTTGTGTATGCCTACGTTGTGCGCTTTCTTGCAGTGTCCTACGGACAAGTACATGGCGGCTTTGCCAAGACGTCCCCACACCTTGATATGGTTTCGCGTACACTGGGCCGCTCCTCGTTGCAAACGCTCCTGCGAATTAACCTGCCCATGCTCAAGCCCGTTTTGTTAACCGCGACCCTTCTTGCCTTCGTAGAATGCATGAAGGAATTGCCAACAACGCTGTTGCTCCGCCCCTTCAACTTTGAGACCCTCGCCACAACGGTTTTCAACGCCGCTTCCCGTGAAGCCTTTGAAGACGCCTCTTTACCTGCGCTGACAATTGTTCTGGTGGGGGTTATTCCGGTTATGCTTTTAGCGAGATCAAGCAGCGCGACATTCCGGCGAAAGTAA
- a CDS encoding aminotransferase-like domain-containing protein, with amino-acid sequence MTIWRPNLTGQSGPKYLAIANEIEMAIAEGTLRNGDKLPPQRDLAYDIGVTLGTVTRAYAEAERRNLVKGETGRGTFVSPQERSKGSPLSPPSERGEGMDMARNFAFPFLNPDLKEALLQLADYEDLSALSNYVPPEGLYAHRQAGAKLFQLFNVETCADSIVITCGAQHAINVALQGCFNRGDVIAVDALTYPSLLSSASRLGLKLLPIEAGRAEGGGIGAMRADLLEEACRLGKVQGVFLIPNHQNPTSHTMSVAEREALAAVCARVGLIVIEDDPYTPFLSGIGPSFVSLLPDQTVSIATPSKILCPSVRAAFMHAPPHLLPDLRNIIGESTWMASPITTQLVANWVNEGVAQDVIASKRQELARRYSLLQEALKGYSLQGGADKVLAWLPLPEHLNPASIEAELAAHSVSVLASHHFQLYSREPKAGLRLSLGTIENSRSYAVALQILKKVLDRTYSGGLANVPLG; translated from the coding sequence ATGACAATATGGCGACCAAACCTCACAGGCCAAAGCGGGCCTAAATATCTGGCAATTGCCAATGAAATTGAAATGGCAATTGCAGAGGGAACCTTGCGAAATGGCGACAAGCTGCCGCCGCAAAGGGATCTTGCCTATGATATTGGCGTTACTCTTGGCACGGTCACACGCGCCTACGCAGAGGCCGAGCGGCGCAACTTGGTGAAAGGGGAAACAGGGCGCGGTACTTTTGTATCCCCACAGGAAAGAAGTAAGGGTTCTCCTTTGTCTCCCCCGTCTGAACGCGGGGAAGGTATGGATATGGCGCGAAACTTCGCTTTTCCGTTTTTGAATCCAGATTTGAAGGAGGCCCTGCTGCAACTGGCGGATTACGAAGACTTATCTGCTCTGTCGAATTATGTGCCGCCAGAAGGGCTCTATGCGCACCGGCAAGCGGGCGCAAAGTTGTTTCAATTGTTTAATGTTGAAACGTGTGCCGACTCCATTGTGATTACCTGTGGGGCACAGCATGCAATTAACGTCGCTCTGCAAGGGTGCTTTAATCGTGGTGATGTCATTGCTGTTGATGCTCTGACCTACCCCAGTCTGTTGTCTTCTGCTTCTCGCCTTGGCTTGAAACTTCTCCCCATTGAGGCGGGAAGAGCAGAGGGTGGCGGAATTGGAGCCATGCGGGCGGACTTGCTGGAAGAAGCGTGTAGGTTGGGTAAAGTGCAGGGTGTTTTTCTGATCCCGAACCATCAAAACCCGACGAGCCACACCATGAGTGTAGCAGAGCGCGAGGCACTTGCCGCAGTTTGTGCCCGTGTCGGATTGATTGTAATCGAAGACGATCCCTACACTCCTTTTTTGAGCGGTATCGGACCCTCCTTCGTTTCCCTGTTGCCTGACCAGACAGTTAGCATTGCAACACCCTCAAAAATTTTGTGTCCTAGTGTGCGCGCAGCTTTTATGCATGCTCCGCCACACCTCTTGCCAGATCTTCGCAATATCATAGGTGAGAGCACATGGATGGCCTCGCCCATTACCACGCAACTGGTTGCCAACTGGGTGAATGAAGGGGTGGCACAGGACGTTATCGCATCGAAGCGGCAAGAGCTTGCAAGGCGTTACTCTCTTTTGCAGGAGGCCCTCAAGGGCTATTCTTTACAAGGGGGAGCGGATAAGGTTCTGGCATGGCTACCCTTGCCCGAGCATCTCAATCCCGCGTCCATAGAGGCCGAGCTGGCAGCACATTCCGTTAGTGTGCTCGCTTCCCACCATTTTCAACTGTATAGCCGGGAGCCCAAAGCAGGCTTGCGGCTGAGCCTGGGAACTATTGAAAATTCTCGTTCCTACGCGGTTGCTCTGCAAATCCTGAAAAAGGTTCTGGACCGTACCTACTCGGGAGGGCTTGCGAATGTGCCCTTGGGCTAG
- a CDS encoding Fe(3+) ABC transporter substrate-binding protein, whose amino-acid sequence MELTMTCIRKISASLLTAGFMLSAASATASEEVNIYSYRQPELIKPLLDAFSEKTGIKANIVFAKKGLAERIKAEGRHSPADVLLSVDVGRLQGAKELGVSAPLENDAINANIPANLRDPEGHWFGLTTRARVIYASKDRVKQDAITYEELADPKWKGRLCTRSGQHVYTIGLIASMIANNGKEETQKWLESVRDNLARKPTGNDRAQVKSVFAGECDISLGNTYYMGKMQTNETDPEQKEWAESVRILFPNTLDRGSHVNVSGMILAKNAPHKDNAIKLMEFLASKEAQEIYAAKNFEYPVLTDAEPSDRVASWGSFKPDSISILEIAKNRRTASELVDITGFDNGPSS is encoded by the coding sequence ATGGAACTGACAATGACTTGCATTCGCAAAATATCCGCATCACTTTTGACCGCGGGTTTTATGCTCTCCGCAGCTTCTGCAACCGCCTCAGAAGAAGTAAACATCTACTCTTACCGACAGCCCGAGCTGATTAAGCCGCTACTGGATGCGTTCTCGGAAAAAACCGGTATCAAGGCCAATATTGTCTTTGCCAAGAAGGGTCTTGCTGAACGTATCAAAGCCGAAGGCCGGCACTCCCCAGCTGACGTGCTTCTTTCTGTTGATGTGGGCCGTTTGCAAGGTGCCAAGGAACTTGGCGTTTCTGCACCGCTTGAAAATGATGCTATCAATGCAAACATCCCTGCAAACTTGCGGGACCCCGAAGGCCACTGGTTTGGCCTGACAACGCGCGCACGCGTTATTTACGCCTCGAAAGATCGGGTAAAACAGGACGCCATTACCTATGAAGAGCTGGCGGACCCGAAGTGGAAGGGACGCTTGTGCACACGCTCCGGCCAGCATGTTTACACCATCGGCCTGATTGCCTCCATGATTGCCAACAATGGTAAGGAAGAAACGCAAAAATGGCTGGAAAGTGTGCGTGACAACCTCGCCCGCAAACCAACAGGAAATGACCGCGCACAAGTCAAATCCGTCTTTGCCGGAGAATGCGATATTTCATTGGGCAACACCTATTATATGGGAAAAATGCAGACCAATGAGACTGACCCCGAGCAGAAAGAATGGGCAGAATCCGTACGCATTTTATTTCCCAATACACTCGATCGCGGCTCACACGTAAATGTCTCGGGAATGATTTTGGCCAAAAACGCCCCGCATAAGGACAATGCAATCAAACTGATGGAATTCCTTGCCTCAAAGGAAGCACAGGAGATTTATGCGGCCAAGAACTTTGAGTATCCGGTTCTCACCGATGCCGAGCCATCGGATCGTGTAGCATCTTGGGGCTCATTCAAACCGGATTCCATTTCCATTCTTGAAATTGCAAAGAACCGTAGAACTGCCAGCGAGCTTGTAGACATTACCGGTTTTGACAATGGACCATCCAGCTAA
- a CDS encoding carbohydrate porin, producing the protein MPLLGYSFRQHHRALYKSDIPLGFLQPATFFIFSALFFPEPSIAVEDSGKAPLYAQDYGTGDWGGYRSELREKGFTFNLNLTTDPLGNPVGGMKQSAANAAGLTGGIYVDLERLAGFNGLSFGVSSKWSEGRNLSQEDIGNLFAVAEILSDDGWRLADVYFEQNLFNEAVNVALGQLTTGNDFATSQYYTLYVSRAVHINPTGLWTNIPSFTAVPLSQWGVRVSVEPTPDWYWRVGAYNADPQVQDPDNYGLDFRFNPEDGVLILSEVALLRSSDGYITGLPGRYVLGGYYDTSDYEYVTNLNRHKEGNGGFYITLEQTVFEEQQGQGLSLWSTFIVGLDNTINTVPFSAYGGASYKGLFPGRDDDITAVAAYLANFSTDLIDQDFELVWEAMHRFQVTPWFYASLDLQYISNPSGREDIPDALVFGAEFSIEF; encoded by the coding sequence ATGCCGCTTTTAGGCTACTCTTTTCGTCAGCACCACCGCGCCTTATACAAAAGCGACATTCCGCTTGGCTTTCTCCAGCCTGCGACCTTCTTCATATTTAGTGCCTTATTTTTCCCAGAGCCCAGCATTGCTGTTGAAGATAGTGGCAAGGCGCCTTTGTACGCGCAAGACTACGGAACCGGGGATTGGGGGGGATATCGCAGTGAACTGAGAGAAAAAGGCTTCACTTTCAATCTCAATCTGACAACAGACCCCCTTGGTAATCCTGTTGGTGGGATGAAGCAAAGCGCAGCCAATGCGGCGGGACTGACGGGTGGGATCTATGTGGATCTGGAGCGTCTGGCCGGTTTCAATGGCCTATCTTTTGGTGTGAGCAGTAAATGGAGTGAGGGCCGCAACCTGTCACAGGAAGACATTGGGAACCTGTTTGCGGTCGCAGAGATTTTAAGCGATGACGGATGGCGATTGGCGGACGTTTATTTCGAGCAAAACCTGTTCAATGAAGCGGTGAATGTGGCGCTGGGTCAATTGACAACCGGCAACGACTTCGCAACCTCGCAATACTACACTCTTTACGTTAGCCGTGCTGTCCATATCAATCCAACCGGTCTTTGGACGAATATCCCCTCATTCACAGCGGTACCTTTGAGCCAGTGGGGTGTTAGAGTAAGCGTCGAGCCCACACCAGATTGGTACTGGCGCGTGGGGGCTTATAATGCTGATCCTCAGGTGCAGGATCCTGATAATTACGGGTTGGATTTTCGCTTTAATCCGGAAGACGGCGTACTTATTCTTTCAGAGGTTGCCCTTCTTCGAAGTTCAGACGGTTACATCACTGGTCTACCGGGTCGTTATGTGCTGGGAGGCTATTATGACACCAGTGACTATGAATATGTGACAAATCTCAATCGCCACAAGGAAGGAAACGGTGGTTTTTATATCACATTGGAACAAACGGTTTTCGAAGAACAGCAAGGTCAGGGCCTGTCATTGTGGTCCACGTTTATAGTTGGTTTGGACAACACCATAAACACTGTCCCGTTTTCAGCTTATGGCGGCGCATCCTATAAAGGACTGTTTCCAGGAAGAGATGATGATATCACGGCAGTTGCCGCATATCTGGCAAACTTCAGCACTGACCTCATAGATCAGGACTTCGAGCTTGTTTGGGAAGCCATGCATCGATTTCAGGTAACACCATGGTTTTATGCCTCCCTTGACCTTCAATACATCTCCAACCCAAGCGGGAGGGAGGACATTCCCGATGCCTTGGTTTTTGGTGCAGAATTCTCCATAGAGTTCTGA
- a CDS encoding carbohydrate porin, whose translation MGNVSSFSKHIPHIVLFTLFILPVFKVSSLAADAEKNEASVQEQKYGTGDWGGDRTELENKGVTLTLNYTTDPLTNPIGGMNQSAAYAAGLSGGLHLDLERLADLNGLKFVMTSKWGQGRNLSEEDIGNVFAVAEIFGDDVLRLADLYFEQSLFDDAINIAVGQLTSGVDFIASPYFDLYVSGAVHFNPTGLLINVPSFTTTPHSQWGVRTKIQPTPDWYFQIGVYNADPDVQAPSKHGLDFRFNPEDGVLILSEFALLRSSEGYITGLPGRYALGGYYDTSDYEYVAESEREKAGNGGFYLLLEQTVYEEQPDQGLTLWSSLAVGLDNGINAVPFSAYAGASYEGLFPGRDYDITAVAAYLADFSTDLVDQDFELVWEALHRFQITPWFYAALDLQYVSNPGGRTDIPDAVVVGGEISIDF comes from the coding sequence ATGGGCAATGTAAGCTCTTTTTCAAAACATATTCCCCATATTGTTCTTTTTACTCTTTTTATTCTGCCGGTCTTTAAGGTCTCCAGCTTGGCCGCAGATGCAGAGAAGAATGAGGCTTCCGTACAAGAACAGAAGTATGGAACGGGCGATTGGGGGGGGGACCGCACCGAACTGGAAAACAAAGGTGTTACTTTAACACTCAACTATACAACCGACCCTCTTACCAACCCCATTGGCGGCATGAATCAAAGTGCTGCCTATGCGGCCGGGTTGAGTGGTGGTCTACACTTGGATCTGGAGCGTTTGGCGGACCTTAACGGTCTTAAATTTGTCATGACCAGTAAATGGGGGCAGGGCAGAAATCTCTCGGAAGAAGATATTGGAAACGTTTTTGCCGTGGCTGAAATTTTCGGTGACGATGTGCTGCGGTTGGCAGATTTGTATTTTGAACAATCGCTGTTCGATGATGCAATCAATATCGCAGTCGGACAGCTAACATCCGGTGTTGATTTTATCGCCTCTCCCTATTTCGACCTTTATGTAAGTGGAGCCGTTCACTTTAACCCGACCGGTCTTTTAATCAACGTTCCCTCTTTCACCACCACACCCCATAGCCAGTGGGGTGTCCGCACAAAAATCCAGCCAACGCCAGACTGGTACTTTCAAATAGGTGTATACAACGCAGATCCGGACGTGCAGGCACCCAGTAAACATGGGCTGGACTTTCGCTTTAACCCTGAAGACGGTGTGCTTATTCTTTCAGAGTTTGCCCTCCTTCGCAGTTCGGAAGGTTACATCACCGGTTTGCCCGGGCGCTATGCTCTGGGGGGCTACTATGACACCAGTGACTATGAGTATGTTGCCGAGAGCGAGCGTGAAAAAGCCGGAAACGGGGGTTTTTATTTATTGCTGGAGCAAACAGTCTACGAAGAGCAGCCGGATCAGGGGTTAACACTCTGGTCGTCTTTGGCTGTCGGCTTGGATAATGGAATAAACGCCGTCCCGTTTTCTGCATATGCCGGGGCGTCTTACGAAGGCCTGTTTCCGGGGCGTGACTATGATATCACAGCCGTGGCGGCTTATTTGGCGGACTTTAGCACAGATCTCGTCGATCAGGATTTCGAACTTGTCTGGGAAGCGCTGCATAGATTTCAAATAACACCGTGGTTCTATGCGGCACTGGATCTGCAATACGTCTCCAATCCGGGGGGGCGGACAGATATTCCTGATGCGGTGGTTGTCGGCGGGGAAATATCAATCGACTTCTAG
- a CDS encoding LysE family translocator — translation MEFSSWAIFAGAYLVLTFSPGPNVFLVLTHASAYGLRGAVITILGNLFCQLLIVIFVALGVGALLTADTLAYQVMKYAGAIYLCYLGAKGLRDLWSKRGVGQKNLQGQERMQATPPWSRRFVQAFAVSASNPKTVIFLSAFLPQFVVPNESLPLQFSVMYLTLAAIVLMVHMAYAVIVIGVKAKAPTMESGGILPLISSILFIGLGVGLGFSR, via the coding sequence ATGGAATTTTCTAGCTGGGCAATTTTTGCAGGTGCCTATTTGGTTCTGACATTCTCACCGGGGCCGAATGTCTTTCTGGTTTTGACACATGCCTCAGCCTACGGTCTTCGCGGGGCCGTGATAACTATTTTGGGCAATTTGTTTTGCCAGCTTCTCATTGTGATTTTTGTTGCGCTGGGAGTTGGCGCTTTGCTCACCGCAGATACTTTGGCCTATCAAGTGATGAAGTATGCGGGCGCTATCTATCTTTGCTATTTGGGCGCTAAAGGTCTTCGTGATCTTTGGAGCAAGCGAGGGGTGGGCCAAAAAAACCTTCAGGGGCAGGAGAGGATGCAGGCAACTCCCCCTTGGTCTCGGCGGTTTGTTCAAGCATTCGCGGTTTCTGCAAGCAACCCCAAAACGGTTATCTTTCTCTCGGCTTTCCTGCCGCAGTTTGTGGTTCCAAACGAGAGCCTGCCCCTTCAGTTCAGCGTTATGTATTTGACACTGGCCGCTATTGTCTTAATGGTTCACATGGCTTACGCCGTGATTGTCATTGGAGTGAAAGCCAAAGCGCCAACAATGGAAAGCGGTGGCATTTTGCCACTCATATCCTCAATACTCTTCATTGGGCTTGGTGTGGGGCTCGGATTTTCCCGTTAA
- a CDS encoding calcium-binding protein, with protein MPSRNPGRDPGHDSDSYGRVTDYTNANSGKSYNGGNSDDLILGSQYNDTFSGGKGADRIEGGAGNDVLDGNRGSDTVKGGAGNDTITGGKGNDTLTGGTGSDTFIFERDDDKDVITDFDPGNDTILFEGFGNNRDSFNEIMNNASNQNGNVVINMGSGDELTLEGLSKSDLSSDDFSFG; from the coding sequence ATGCCAAGTAGAAACCCAGGCAGAGACCCAGGCCATGACTCTGATTCCTATGGAAGAGTTACAGACTATACGAATGCTAACTCAGGGAAAAGCTACAACGGTGGCAATAGTGATGACCTGATATTGGGTAGTCAATACAACGATACATTTAGCGGCGGAAAAGGAGCCGACCGTATAGAAGGTGGAGCTGGCAATGATGTCCTTGATGGTAATCGGGGCAGCGACACGGTCAAAGGAGGTGCAGGCAACGATACCATTACTGGCGGTAAAGGAAACGACACCCTGACAGGTGGCACTGGCAGCGATACCTTCATTTTCGAACGAGACGACGATAAAGATGTGATTACGGACTTCGATCCGGGTAATGATACTATCCTCTTTGAGGGTTTTGGAAACAACCGCGATAGCTTCAACGAAATCATGAATAATGCCAGCAACCAGAATGGCAATGTCGTGATCAATATGGGTAGTGGTGACGAGCTCACACTGGAAGGTCTGAGTAAATCCGATCTCAGTTCGGACGATTTTTCCTTCGGTTAG
- a CDS encoding LysE family translocator: protein MEQSVVTAFALFVATMTGTPGPGNLTFMALGSATGYTKTFPVILACMAGNIIVSMCVAFGLGQVMAEGGLIVSIFKGLSIAYMSYLAYKIASMSVQPKGQATQPSYLSGFMIHPLSPKTWAMNLVAFSTFFAGNGLSVMENAAYLTLGFILGGFISHSLWALAGVSILKVLGDGIALRATTVFLAVTMLAATVWSLLLDTGAA from the coding sequence GTGGAACAATCCGTGGTGACAGCCTTTGCCCTTTTTGTGGCAACAATGACCGGAACACCCGGGCCGGGGAACCTGACATTCATGGCGCTCGGCTCTGCAACCGGCTACACCAAAACCTTCCCTGTTATTCTTGCCTGCATGGCGGGCAACATAATTGTGAGCATGTGTGTGGCCTTTGGCCTAGGGCAGGTTATGGCGGAGGGCGGCTTGATTGTCTCCATCTTCAAGGGCCTCAGCATCGCTTACATGAGCTACCTTGCCTATAAAATCGCTTCTATGAGCGTGCAGCCCAAGGGACAAGCCACACAGCCAAGCTATTTGTCCGGCTTCATGATCCATCCGCTGAGCCCGAAAACATGGGCGATGAATCTTGTCGCGTTCTCCACCTTCTTTGCGGGCAATGGCCTGTCTGTTATGGAAAATGCCGCCTATCTGACACTGGGTTTTATTCTCGGCGGGTTTATTTCCCATAGTCTTTGGGCTTTGGCGGGCGTTTCCATTCTCAAGGTTTTGGGGGATGGCATTGCCCTGCGTGCAACAACCGTTTTCCTTGCTGTAACGATGCTTGCAGCAACTGTCTGGTCTCTATTGCTGGATACAGGGGCAGCATGA
- a CDS encoding LysE family translocator produces the protein MIPFDVLAGFFSVTILLALAPGPDNIFVLTQSAVSGRSAGVVVTLGLCTGLIFHTLAVALGVTAIFQASELAFTLVKALGVGYLLYLAWGAFRAKPQPIAPGAAEKASLMPLYRRGVIMNITNPKVGIFFLSFLPQFIDPARGALLPQFVQLGAVFILSTLLVFGGVALAAGVIGERLNQSVMAQTVMNRIASVVFIGMALKLAATTR, from the coding sequence TTGATTCCATTCGATGTTCTCGCCGGTTTTTTCTCCGTCACGATCTTGCTGGCATTGGCTCCGGGGCCTGATAATATTTTTGTGCTGACCCAGTCTGCCGTATCAGGCCGCTCAGCAGGGGTTGTTGTTACTCTAGGGTTATGTACGGGGCTCATTTTTCACACGCTGGCTGTTGCCTTGGGTGTGACGGCTATTTTTCAAGCCTCGGAACTGGCGTTCACATTGGTGAAGGCCTTGGGTGTGGGATACCTTTTGTATCTGGCTTGGGGTGCTTTTCGGGCGAAGCCACAGCCAATTGCACCCGGCGCAGCGGAAAAAGCCTCTCTTATGCCGCTTTACCGACGCGGTGTGATTATGAATATCACAAATCCGAAAGTGGGTATTTTCTTCCTGTCCTTCCTGCCCCAATTTATTGACCCTGCCAGAGGGGCACTTTTGCCGCAATTTGTTCAGTTGGGCGCGGTGTTTATTCTGTCCACGCTTCTTGTTTTCGGGGGCGTTGCGTTGGCGGCTGGAGTTATTGGCGAACGCTTGAACCAGTCTGTTATGGCTCAAACGGTCATGAATCGTATTGCTTCTGTTGTGTTTATTGGCATGGCGCTGAAACTGGCAGCAACAACGAGATAG
- a CDS encoding sodium:solute symporter family protein, translated as MVDMIIVAGYLLSILVLGLWGGRIHKGLADYATAGREFGALVIFATMSASFIGGGYSTGNAEKVFVYGVANIVALWGFSCKELLVATFIAPKMSKFPNAVSVGDIMSTTYGKVARLITGISGLMLCCGIIGAQVGAIGVVFNVFFGMDRLLGIAVGCSIVIVYTTLGGMRAVIYTDVAQFIILAIGMPLALIFGIYQIGGVEALYNAVPPDRWTLPGPAFDWLGLVALVLVFMFGETLVPPYMQRLLAGKTATAAARGTLYAGLFSFAFFAVTGAIGLVALALAPDLDPNKAMPYVIMTVLPPVLKGFVFSGVIAIIMSTADSYLNSASITFVKDILLPLRSKPLQEETLLFLAKIATLVVGVLSILFAISIESILDILIYAYNYWAPIILVPLVNAIYGLRKGTLPFLAGATAGGLTTLVWQSFLSSPGDISGLVLGVLMNLLVFCLFPKSKIWLES; from the coding sequence ATGGTCGATATGATTATCGTTGCTGGGTACTTGCTTAGTATTTTGGTTCTTGGGCTGTGGGGCGGGCGTATTCACAAAGGACTGGCGGACTATGCCACTGCAGGGCGTGAGTTCGGGGCACTGGTTATCTTCGCCACCATGTCCGCCTCTTTTATCGGGGGAGGTTATTCTACCGGAAATGCCGAAAAAGTCTTTGTCTATGGCGTTGCCAATATTGTGGCGCTTTGGGGGTTCAGCTGCAAAGAATTGCTGGTCGCAACATTCATTGCGCCCAAAATGTCTAAATTCCCTAATGCTGTTTCCGTGGGCGATATTATGTCCACCACCTATGGAAAGGTAGCACGCCTTATTACCGGCATAAGTGGGTTGATGCTGTGTTGCGGAATTATTGGCGCGCAAGTCGGGGCCATCGGTGTGGTCTTCAATGTATTTTTCGGAATGGACCGCCTTTTGGGCATTGCTGTCGGTTGCAGCATTGTCATCGTCTATACCACATTGGGGGGAATGCGGGCCGTCATTTATACGGATGTTGCCCAGTTTATCATTCTGGCAATCGGCATGCCGTTGGCCCTGATCTTTGGTATCTATCAAATCGGCGGTGTGGAAGCGCTTTATAACGCGGTTCCCCCCGACAGGTGGACGCTGCCCGGTCCCGCTTTTGATTGGCTGGGGCTTGTCGCGCTGGTTTTGGTCTTCATGTTTGGCGAGACACTGGTTCCCCCTTATATGCAGCGCCTTCTCGCCGGTAAAACGGCCACTGCCGCAGCCCGTGGAACGCTCTACGCCGGCCTGTTTTCATTTGCCTTTTTCGCGGTAACGGGTGCAATAGGTTTGGTTGCGCTTGCTTTGGCGCCCGACCTCGACCCCAATAAAGCCATGCCCTATGTGATCATGACGGTGCTTCCCCCTGTTCTGAAAGGCTTTGTCTTCTCAGGGGTTATCGCAATTATCATGTCCACGGCAGATTCCTACCTGAATTCAGCCAGCATCACGTTTGTAAAGGATATCCTCCTTCCTCTGCGCTCCAAGCCTCTACAAGAGGAGACGCTTCTGTTTCTGGCAAAAATAGCGACACTGGTTGTAGGGGTACTCTCTATTCTATTTGCAATTTCCATAGAAAGCATTCTGGATATTTTAATATACGCCTACAACTATTGGGCACCGATCATATTGGTGCCATTGGTAAACGCAATCTATGGTCTGCGCAAAGGGACGCTTCCTTTTCTCGCGGGCGCTACAGCTGGCGGTCTGACAACACTGGTCTGGCAAAGTTTTTTGAGCAGCCCCGGAGACATCTCCGGTCTTGTGCTTGGAGTGTTAATGAACCTGTTGGTCTTTTGCCTCTTTCCCAAGAGCAAAATCTGGCTTGAAAGCTGA